In the genome of Colwellia sp. PAMC 21821, the window ATTCACTGTTGTCGCCACCGTGTTTTTTTTTACCAGCTTAGCCTTGTTATATGTGACAATTAAACTGTTGAGTTTGTGACATATTATCGGCTAAAACAGGTGTAAGAAAACTATTATTTTAAACCGATTTACACTTGGCATAAATTTAACTTTTTTCAATAGTCTTATAGATATACGCTTGCTCAGTACTAAAATTTATTGTCATTAATTACCGTGAAATCCCCCCTGTTTGAATGCATTTAATGAGCTCTTAATGAGGTGTTAGATGGCGATAATTTGATTTATTCGCGAGATGTTTTCATGTTATTACTGTATTCATCAGTAGGTAAATAGAGATCACTTAGTATACTATCTCCTCAAATCAGTAAATTATTCCTACATTAAAAGAGCAATAAATAATGGAACATGAACAGCACCTAGCCTTACTTGGCGCTATAGCCCAAGGTGATAAAAAGGCGTTTTCAACGCTTTACCAAAACACCAGTAAACAGCTTTATGCGGTGAGTTTAAAAATGTTAGCCCGAAAAGAATTAGCCGAAGAAGCGTTGCAAGAGGCGTATGTGCGTATTTGGCATAACGCATCGGAGTACCGTGTTGGTAAGGGGACAGTATTGACCTGGATGATCAGTATTGTGCGTTATCGTGCGCTAGATATTTTACGATACAACAAAATTAGAAAAGAAGATGCATTAGACGAGAGTGAAAGCTTTGATCTTGACGCCCCTGAGCAAGTAAGTGATTCAGAACAGTTATTATTAGATAAATGCTTGCAACAACTCGACCAGTCACAACGCCAAGCAATATATTTAGCTTACTTTAATGGCTGTTCTCACCAAGAGGTGGTTAAACACCTAAATAACCCATTGGGTACCATTAAAAGCTGGATAAGACGTGGTCTTACAAGCTTACAAAGTTGTTTAACGTCATGAATTATCAAGCTGAAAACCTTAAAAACGCCCTAGCTGCAGAATATGTACTAGGTACATTACGCGGACCTGCACGTCAGCGCTTTCAAAAATTGATGATGCAATATCCACCGATAAGTGAGGCAACCACTACTTGGGAGCAACATTTAAACGCGTTAGGACAAAAAATTCCGCCAGTAACGCCTGATGAGTCAGTATGGCAGCGCATTGAACAACAGCTAGGTTTTGCTAATGAGCCAGCAAAAAGTAACGTAGTGCCCATAACGAAAGCTAAGCCTAAAGTTTGGCAAGGTATTGCAGGTTTAGCGTCAGCTGCTGCATTGGTACTTGCTGTGTTGTTAGTGAATATTGAACCAACAACATCACCTGATGCTCAACAATTGGCTTTGGTTAATAACGAACAAACTGAATTGTTATGGGCGTTAGAAATTGGCACAGACACTATTGATATTCAAGCAACTAAAAGCTTAGTGGCGCAAGCCAACGCTGATTACGAGTTATGGATAGTAGCGGCAGATGGCAGAGCGCCAATATCGTTAGGTTTACTCCCTAAAACCGGTAAGTTAAGGTTAAGTAAGCCTGAGTTGTTCGATCAAATTGAGATTGCCGCATTAGCTGTAAGTTTGGAGCCGCTAGGTGGTTCGCCTAATGGTTCACCAACTACAGTGCTGTATACTTCTAAATTAGTGACGCTTTAGTGATATTTAATTAGTTTT includes:
- a CDS encoding sigma-70 family RNA polymerase sigma factor, with protein sequence MEHEQHLALLGAIAQGDKKAFSTLYQNTSKQLYAVSLKMLARKELAEEALQEAYVRIWHNASEYRVGKGTVLTWMISIVRYRALDILRYNKIRKEDALDESESFDLDAPEQVSDSEQLLLDKCLQQLDQSQRQAIYLAYFNGCSHQEVVKHLNNPLGTIKSWIRRGLTSLQSCLTS
- a CDS encoding anti-sigma factor, giving the protein MNYQAENLKNALAAEYVLGTLRGPARQRFQKLMMQYPPISEATTTWEQHLNALGQKIPPVTPDESVWQRIEQQLGFANEPAKSNVVPITKAKPKVWQGIAGLASAAALVLAVLLVNIEPTTSPDAQQLALVNNEQTELLWALEIGTDTIDIQATKSLVAQANADYELWIVAADGRAPISLGLLPKTGKLRLSKPELFDQIEIAALAVSLEPLGGSPNGSPTTVLYTSKLVTL